From the Daucus carota subsp. sativus chromosome 8, DH1 v3.0, whole genome shotgun sequence genome, one window contains:
- the LOC108197956 gene encoding uncharacterized protein LOC108197956, with the protein MNAVFARGTWYFERKPLVFSIWGSDFGDKKLTSIPLWVKFKNLPDYYWTREGLSHVASSIGPPICADKTTSQLNPVQFAKICVRYTVGDTLPEVIKVAVLDAETKALSSSTFAEIEVSYPQRPLVCNGCKSLGHLVGACPSVKRVWVPKVHNDQPSVQNDQPPAADTAAMPNTTVEHQANKPPSFELFVELTGESFAKGTSVAAPVPAATVDKPEEWTTVKGKKSSPPKTRSQLKKARKAVGRNSPQK; encoded by the coding sequence ATGAACGCAGTTTTTGCGAGAGGCACTTGGTACTTTGAAAGAAAACCTCTTGTCTTTAGCATTTGGGGCTCTGATTTTGGGGACAAAAAGCTTACCAGCATCCCTCTCTGGGTTAAATTCAAGAACCTCCCTGATTATTATTGGACCCGGGAAGGGCTGAGCCATGTTGCAAGCTCAATAGGGCCACCTATTTGTGCAGACAAGACTACTTCTCAGCTCAATCCGGTACAATTTGCCAAGATTTGTGTTCGCTACACTGTGGGGGACACATTGCCTGAAGTGATTAAGGTCGCTGTGCTTGATGCTGAAACTAAGGCACTTTCCTCCTCGACTTTTGCTGAAATTGAGGTGTCTTATCCTCAGAGGCCATTAGTGTGTAATGGTTGTAAATCGTTGGGTCATCTTGTGGGAGCTTGTCCCTCTGTCAAGCGCGTTTGGGTGCCCAAGGTTCACAATGATCAGCCCTCTGTTCAGAATGATCAACCCCCTGCTGCAGATACAGCTGCTATGCCTAATACCACTGTGGAGCATCAAGCTAACAAGCCTCCTTCTTTTGAGCTTTTTGTTGAGCTTACTGGTGAGTCATTTGCTAAGGGCACATCTGTCGCAGCACCTGTGCCGGCTGCTACTGTTGATAAACCGGAGGAATGGACCACTGTCAAAGGCAAGAAATCTAGTCCTCCTAAGACTCGTAGCCAGTTGAAGAAGGCCAGAAAGGCAGTGGGGAGGAATTCCCCTCAAAAGTAA